Proteins encoded by one window of Bdellovibrionota bacterium:
- a CDS encoding FHA domain-containing protein, translating into MTMKPAGGDVWGVVADDQAGKSPFAVEVSFGGKKIRTIRLETEVTYIGRMPENHVVLDDPRVSRSHAR; encoded by the coding sequence ATGACGATGAAGCCGGCTGGTGGAGATGTTTGGGGAGTGGTTGCCGACGATCAAGCCGGAAAATCTCCCTTCGCCGTCGAAGTTTCTTTCGGAGGAAAGAAGATCCGGACGATTCGGTTGGAAACGGAAGTAACCTACATCGGGAGAATGCCGGAGAACCACGTGGTTTTGGATGACCCGCGGGTTTCTCGTTCCCACGCTCGG